From the genome of Colwellia psychrerythraea 34H, one region includes:
- the recN gene encoding DNA repair protein RecN, with amino-acid sequence MLLQLNIQNFAIVRSLDIDWQSGMTTITGETGAGKSIAIDALGLCLGDRATTNVVRPNCKKADLAATFEIKKNKMARAWLKQHELVSEHDSECILRRVISAEGRSKSYINGSQVPLVQLKEIGQLLINIHGQHDHQLIVKANQQCRLLDNYANHTPLLSAVKHYAQQWNKLNKELEMLQQSKQQREAEQQLIQYQVTELDEFSLQPDEFSTLEKDYKRHSNAQDLLDSTLSTLQSLSENDNFNILDALRECSENINSIARVDNQLTDVATILSDTLIQLDEANNDLTHYYQQLELDPQNYAIIEERYSTAVQLAKKHQLSPENLVNFHSELKQQLASISNDETRIDTIIEELEQTRIHYNESAELLSASREKSGKSLSKLISKSMQELNMPHGQFFIAVENNKKQENGKETINTNGSDTISFQVSINPGQALEAMHKVASGGELSRISLAMQVILADKVITPTLIFDEVDVGISGPTAAMVGKKLKQLSKNTQVICVTHLPQVACKGHQQLFVSKLTDGELTETKVSELSESNRVKEIARLLAGDKISQHSLANAQELLAS; translated from the coding sequence ATGCTGCTGCAACTTAACATTCAAAATTTTGCCATTGTCCGTTCATTAGATATTGATTGGCAATCAGGTATGACGACAATTACCGGTGAGACTGGCGCGGGAAAATCAATTGCTATTGATGCGCTGGGCTTATGTTTAGGTGATAGAGCAACCACTAATGTGGTTAGACCAAACTGCAAAAAGGCTGATTTAGCCGCCACATTTGAAATAAAGAAAAATAAAATGGCGCGCGCTTGGCTAAAACAACATGAACTCGTTTCTGAGCATGATAGCGAATGTATTCTTCGCCGTGTTATCTCCGCTGAAGGCCGCTCAAAATCATATATCAATGGCAGCCAAGTGCCTTTAGTGCAATTAAAAGAAATTGGACAGCTGTTAATTAATATCCATGGTCAACATGATCACCAGCTTATCGTTAAAGCGAATCAACAGTGTCGTTTGCTTGATAATTATGCCAACCACACACCTTTGTTAAGTGCAGTAAAACATTATGCCCAGCAGTGGAATAAGCTTAATAAAGAATTAGAAATGCTGCAGCAAAGCAAACAACAACGTGAAGCTGAACAACAACTCATCCAGTACCAAGTAACTGAACTGGACGAATTTTCATTACAACCTGATGAGTTTTCAACACTAGAAAAAGATTATAAACGCCATAGTAATGCGCAAGATTTATTGGACTCAACGCTAAGCACATTACAAAGCCTATCCGAAAATGATAATTTCAATATCTTAGATGCACTTAGAGAGTGTAGCGAAAATATCAATTCAATCGCACGCGTTGATAATCAATTAACTGATGTAGCCACTATATTATCAGATACCTTAATTCAATTAGATGAAGCAAATAACGATTTAACGCACTATTATCAGCAATTAGAACTAGACCCTCAAAATTATGCGATCATTGAAGAGCGTTACTCTACCGCAGTGCAGTTGGCCAAAAAACACCAACTGTCACCAGAAAATCTAGTTAACTTCCATAGTGAATTAAAACAACAGCTCGCTTCAATATCTAATGATGAAACCCGCATTGATACAATTATTGAAGAATTAGAGCAGACTAGAATTCATTATAATGAAAGCGCTGAACTGTTATCAGCATCAAGAGAAAAATCAGGTAAAAGCCTGAGCAAGCTGATCAGTAAAAGCATGCAAGAACTGAACATGCCCCACGGACAATTCTTTATTGCCGTTGAGAATAATAAAAAACAAGAAAATGGCAAAGAAACTATCAATACCAATGGTAGTGATACTATTAGCTTTCAAGTTAGCATTAACCCAGGGCAAGCGCTTGAGGCTATGCATAAGGTTGCCTCCGGTGGTGAACTATCTCGCATCAGTTTAGCTATGCAGGTTATTTTGGCCGATAAAGTGATCACGCCAACACTAATATTTGATGAAGTTGATGTCGGAATTAGTGGCCCAACAGCGGCTATGGTAGGTAAAAAGTTAAAGCAGCTATCTAAAAATACTCAAGTAATTTGTGTTACCCATTTACCCCAAGTGGCATGTAAGGGACATCAACAACTCTTTGTGAGCAAATTGACTGATGGCGAACTCACTGAAACTAAAGTAAGTGAACTAAGTGAATCAAATCGGGTCAAAGAAATTGCTCGTTTGCTTGCAGGAGATAAAATATCTCAACACAGTTTAGCAAATGCGCAAGAGCTATTAGCCAGCTAA
- a CDS encoding TlpA disulfide reductase family protein, translating into MNHIFRTMFFVFVSLIIGASFTVNANETAKPWQLKTQNGEVISLEQYKNKPVILHFWATWCPYCKKLQPTLVALQKKYQAQGVELISISFNEDEGAKPQDEINRRGYSFLTGVMGEEVAKLYGVRGTPTTFFINRKNEIIWKTSSSDKADPRFDLALQEIIKNN; encoded by the coding sequence ATGAATCATATTTTTAGAACGATGTTTTTTGTTTTTGTTAGCCTTATTATTGGGGCAAGTTTTACGGTAAACGCAAATGAAACAGCTAAACCTTGGCAATTAAAAACTCAAAATGGCGAAGTGATTAGTTTAGAGCAGTATAAAAACAAGCCAGTCATTTTACATTTTTGGGCAACTTGGTGTCCTTATTGTAAAAAACTACAACCGACGTTAGTTGCCTTGCAGAAAAAATATCAAGCACAAGGTGTAGAACTCATCTCAATTAGCTTTAATGAAGACGAGGGTGCAAAGCCTCAAGATGAAATTAATCGCAGAGGTTACTCTTTTTTAACAGGAGTAATGGGGGAAGAGGTTGCTAAACTTTATGGCGTTAGAGGAACACCAACAACATTTTTCATTAATCGTAAAAATGAAATAATTTGGAAAACATCAAGTTCAGACAAAGCTGATCCTCGTTTTGATCTAGCGCTACAAGAAATAATTAAAAATAATTGA
- a CDS encoding Lrp/AsnC family transcriptional regulator, producing MKKLDSIDLQVLTILYDDADITNKELAAKIGIAPSTCLERVKRLKLSGVIKGAFIDVNLKTIGGNIEAIAAIRLQPYSEQIVNGLRDDLLMHPEILNLYHMGGSYDYYIHMSVKDSEHLRQFVFKNITSRDEVTTVETSLVFEHSRSGILPNFDE from the coding sequence ATGAAGAAGCTCGATAGCATCGATTTACAAGTATTGACCATACTATATGATGATGCAGATATTACGAATAAAGAACTTGCAGCCAAAATAGGTATTGCCCCATCTACATGTTTAGAGCGTGTTAAGCGCTTAAAACTAAGTGGTGTAATTAAAGGTGCGTTTATCGATGTTAATTTAAAAACTATCGGCGGTAATATAGAAGCAATTGCAGCAATTCGTTTACAACCCTATTCTGAGCAGATTGTTAATGGACTGCGTGACGATTTATTAATGCACCCTGAGATACTCAATTTATACCACATGGGTGGTAGTTATGATTACTACATTCATATGTCAGTAAAAGATAGTGAGCATTTACGTCAGTTTGTTTTTAAAAATATTACTTCTCGTGATGAAGTGACGACCGTAGAAACATCATTAGTCTTTGAACACAGTCGCAGTGGTATTTTACCCAATTTTGACGAGTAA
- the grpE gene encoding nucleotide exchange factor GrpE: protein MTTESTSNKEELSAEQLADDIVQQAEEQVEDQHDHAHEVISAEQEKINELELALATAQSTVADQKDSVIRAKAEVDNIRRRAAQDVEKARKFALEKFAGEMLTSVDNLERALQNIDKEDESNKGVIEGVELTLQGLITSLDKFGVKAVDPQDQPFNPELHQAMSMQEVPGVAPNTVIAVMQKGYELNGRLIRPAMVMVSKAAPTVDATA, encoded by the coding sequence ATGACAACAGAATCAACAAGTAATAAAGAAGAGTTAAGTGCTGAGCAATTAGCAGATGACATAGTACAACAAGCTGAAGAGCAGGTAGAAGATCAACATGATCATGCCCATGAAGTGATTAGTGCTGAACAAGAAAAAATTAACGAGTTAGAGCTAGCATTAGCTACAGCTCAATCTACCGTTGCGGATCAAAAAGATTCAGTTATTCGCGCTAAAGCAGAAGTAGACAACATTCGTCGTCGGGCTGCTCAAGATGTAGAAAAAGCACGTAAGTTTGCTTTAGAAAAATTTGCTGGTGAAATGCTAACAAGCGTTGATAACTTGGAGCGAGCGCTTCAAAATATTGATAAAGAAGATGAAAGTAATAAAGGTGTTATTGAAGGCGTTGAATTAACGTTACAAGGCTTAATTACTTCTTTAGATAAATTTGGTGTAAAGGCTGTTGATCCACAAGATCAACCTTTTAACCCTGAACTTCATCAAGCAATGTCAATGCAAGAAGTACCTGGAGTAGCGCCAAATACTGTTATTGCAGTAATGCAAAAAGGTTATGAGTTAAATGGTCGTTTAATTCGACCTGCGATGGTGATGGTATCTAAAGCTGCACCAACTGTTGATGCTACCGCGTAG
- the nadK gene encoding NAD(+) kinase — protein sequence MAQHYKTIGLIGKPNHDGASATIQTLHKYLLANEYKVIVEVSVAQSLDIKKMKTGTLTDIGEQADLAIVIGGDGYMLGAARVLACFDIGVIGVNRGNLGFLTDLSPSEIIKPLEQILSGKSRSEQRFIIEAEVYRHGKLKSSNSAVNEAVLHAGKVASMIEFEVYIDGTFMFSQRSDGLIISTPTGSTAYSMSAGGPILTPNLNALSLVPMFPHTLTSRPIVVDGNSEIKLILANDNHENLQVSCDGHVILTVMPGDEVIIKKSECSIRLIHPLDHEYFNVLRNKLSWGNKLY from the coding sequence ATGGCTCAACACTATAAAACTATTGGCCTTATTGGCAAACCTAATCATGATGGCGCCAGTGCCACCATACAAACATTGCACAAATACTTATTAGCGAATGAGTATAAAGTTATTGTCGAAGTTTCAGTAGCGCAATCTCTCGATATCAAAAAGATGAAAACCGGCACATTAACTGATATTGGCGAACAAGCAGATCTCGCCATTGTTATTGGTGGTGATGGTTACATGCTTGGCGCAGCGCGCGTACTCGCCTGTTTCGATATTGGCGTCATTGGTGTAAACCGCGGTAACCTAGGCTTTTTAACCGATCTTTCTCCTTCTGAAATCATAAAACCTTTAGAGCAAATATTATCAGGCAAGTCACGTAGTGAACAACGCTTTATTATAGAGGCTGAAGTTTATCGTCACGGAAAACTAAAAAGTTCAAATAGCGCGGTTAATGAAGCGGTACTCCATGCCGGTAAAGTTGCCAGCATGATTGAGTTTGAAGTTTATATTGATGGCACCTTTATGTTTAGCCAGCGTTCAGACGGGTTAATTATTTCCACACCTACTGGCTCAACGGCCTATTCGATGTCTGCTGGTGGACCTATTTTAACGCCCAACTTAAATGCACTATCGCTCGTACCTATGTTTCCTCATACCTTAACAAGTAGACCAATTGTTGTTGATGGAAATAGTGAAATCAAATTGATACTAGCCAACGATAACCATGAAAACTTGCAAGTGAGTTGTGATGGTCATGTTATTTTAACGGTAATGCCTGGTGACGAAGTTATCATCAAAAAGAGTGAGTGCAGCATTCGTTTAATCCACCCATTAGATCATGAATACTTTAACGTATTACGAAATAAATTAAGCTGGGGTAACAAACTTTATTAA
- the dnaK gene encoding molecular chaperone DnaK, translating to MGKIIGIDLGTTNSCVAVLDGDSVRVIENAEGDRTTPSIIGYTAEGETLVGQPAKRQSVTNPENTLYAIKRLIGRRFEDKETQRDIDIMPFGIVKADNGDAWVQVKGEKIAPPQVSAEVLKKMKKTAEDFLGETVTEAVITVPAYFNDSQRQATKDAGRIAGLEVKRIINEPTAAALAYGMDKQEGDKVVAVYDLGGGTFDISIIEIDEMDGEHTFEVLATNGDTHLGGEDFDNRLINYLVAEFKKDQGMDLTSDPLAMQRLKEAAEKAKCELSSAQQTDVNLPYITADGSGPKHMNIKVTRAKLESLVEDMVKATLEPLKQALKDADLSVSKIDDVILVGGQSRMPLVQKTVTDFFGKEPRKDVNPDEAVASGAAIQAGVLSGDVTDVLLLDVTPLSLGIETMGGVMTKVIDKNTTIPTKQSQTFSTADDNQAAVTVHVCQGERKQASANKSLGQFNLEGIEPAQRGTPQIEVTFDIDADGILHVTAKDKNTGKEQKITIKASSGLSDEEVEQMVRDAEANADADAKFEELVTARNQADGMIHATRKQVEEAGEELPSEDKEKIEAALTELEEAVKGDDKEVIEAKTQALMEASAKLMEIAQAKEQAQSAPEGAQEADAAPADDVVDAEFEEVKDDK from the coding sequence ATGGGCAAAATTATTGGTATTGACCTAGGAACAACTAACTCATGTGTTGCTGTTTTAGATGGCGACAGTGTACGTGTTATTGAAAATGCAGAAGGCGATCGTACAACTCCTTCTATTATTGGTTATACAGCCGAAGGCGAAACATTAGTAGGTCAACCTGCTAAGCGTCAATCTGTAACTAACCCAGAAAACACTTTATATGCAATTAAACGCTTAATCGGTCGTCGTTTCGAAGATAAAGAAACACAACGTGACATCGATATTATGCCATTTGGTATTGTTAAAGCGGATAACGGTGATGCTTGGGTTCAAGTAAAAGGCGAGAAAATTGCTCCGCCACAAGTTTCAGCTGAAGTTCTTAAGAAAATGAAAAAGACTGCTGAAGACTTCTTAGGTGAAACCGTAACTGAAGCTGTTATTACTGTACCTGCTTACTTTAACGATTCACAACGCCAAGCAACGAAAGATGCTGGTCGTATTGCTGGTCTTGAAGTCAAACGTATTATCAACGAACCTACTGCTGCTGCCCTTGCTTACGGCATGGACAAACAAGAAGGTGACAAAGTTGTTGCAGTTTACGATTTAGGTGGTGGTACATTCGATATTTCAATCATTGAAATTGATGAAATGGATGGCGAACACACTTTTGAAGTATTAGCGACTAACGGTGATACTCACTTAGGTGGTGAAGATTTTGATAACCGTTTAATCAACTACCTTGTAGCTGAATTCAAAAAAGACCAAGGCATGGACTTAACGTCTGATCCTTTAGCAATGCAGCGTTTAAAAGAAGCAGCAGAAAAAGCTAAATGTGAACTTTCTTCAGCACAACAAACAGATGTAAACTTACCTTACATCACTGCTGATGGTTCAGGTCCTAAGCACATGAACATCAAAGTGACTCGTGCTAAGTTAGAATCACTAGTTGAAGATATGGTTAAAGCAACATTAGAGCCGCTTAAACAAGCGCTTAAAGATGCAGACTTATCAGTAAGCAAGATTGATGATGTTATTTTAGTTGGTGGTCAATCTCGTATGCCACTAGTTCAAAAAACTGTTACTGATTTCTTCGGTAAAGAGCCACGTAAAGATGTTAACCCTGATGAAGCAGTAGCTTCTGGTGCGGCGATTCAAGCGGGTGTTCTTTCTGGTGATGTGACTGACGTTCTTTTATTAGACGTTACACCACTATCATTAGGTATCGAAACTATGGGCGGTGTGATGACTAAGGTTATCGACAAAAACACTACTATCCCAACTAAGCAATCACAAACTTTCTCTACAGCTGATGATAACCAAGCTGCAGTAACTGTTCATGTTTGTCAGGGTGAGCGTAAGCAAGCTTCAGCAAACAAATCTTTAGGTCAATTTAACCTTGAAGGTATTGAACCAGCACAACGTGGTACACCACAAATCGAAGTAACTTTTGATATTGATGCTGATGGTATCTTGCACGTTACGGCTAAAGATAAGAATACTGGTAAAGAGCAAAAAATCACTATCAAAGCCTCTTCTGGTTTATCTGATGAAGAAGTAGAGCAGATGGTACGTGATGCAGAAGCTAACGCTGATGCTGATGCTAAATTTGAAGAGCTAGTAACTGCACGTAATCAAGCTGATGGCATGATTCACGCGACTCGCAAGCAAGTTGAAGAAGCAGGCGAAGAGTTACCAAGCGAAGATAAAGAAAAAATTGAAGCAGCATTAACTGAGCTTGAAGAAGCAGTTAAAGGTGATGATAAAGAAGTAATTGAAGCTAAAACTCAAGCACTTATGGAAGCATCAGCTAAGTTAATGGAAATTGCTCAAGCTAAAGAACAAGCTCAAAGCGCTCCTGAAGGTGCTCAAGAAGCTGACGCAGCTCCTGCAGACGATGTTGTTGATGCTGAGTTTGAAGAAGTTAAAGACGACAAGTAA
- a CDS encoding monovalent cation/H+ antiporter subunit A, with protein MTLLWIPLLSLLGSIISSMTGKLTRNQSTGLTMLMPIIALLMTISLAPAVFSGEVIRRTISWIPLLGIDIAFRLDGLALLFVFMILGIGILVIFYARYYLSSKDSMPKLYAYLMLFMTAMLGIVMSNNIIQLWFFWELTSISSFLLISYWWHKAEARKGAIMALAITGGGGLALLAGLLLLGNIVGSYNLDIILESKDIIQAHAWYEVTLILVLLGAFTKSAQFPFHFWLPHAMAAPTPVSAYLHSATMVKAGIFLLARFYPALAGTDLWFILVSLTGLTTLLFGAYVALFKHDLKGLLAYSTISHLGLITLLLGLDTQLAAVAAIFHIINHATFKASLFMATGIIDHETGTRDMRKLNGMWRFMPYTATLAMVAAAAMAGVPLLNGFLSKEMFFAETLHQQLLGSMSWLIPVLATVAGALAVAYSARFIHDVFFNGDPIDLPRQPSEPPRYMRVPIEILVALCLVVGIFPNFIVDDILKAASFAVIGGYVPEFKVALWHGFNLPLLMSAIAVTGGVLLYTQRRYLYQYHASLPNLDAKKAFDSSIYVVTKWCQRKICAIENGSLQRYLILMFVVVLFFAGWPLFEMSQLGGQKQLTPIDVHNAIGASLLMIGAISTVIWYRTRMISLLMISVVGLMVSVAFTRFSAPDLALTQLTVEVVTIVLLMLALFFLPQRSPKESSSIRVLRDLGISAGLGIVVSSICYALITRPLESISDFFLANAKTGGGGTNVVNVILVDFRGFDTLGEICVLGIAALGISKLLVNLPLIMPSHDSEGRPWAKERYPILLASISQSLLPLALMVSFYIFLRGHNLPGGGFIAGLVTAIAFILQYIAHGSNWIAERLTINYRKIIASGIIIALFTGVGSWFFGRPFMTTWFDYFDIPFIGEIELASALIFDVGVYFTVVGATLMILASLGQLTTNAPKEGVKI; from the coding sequence ATGACTTTGCTTTGGATACCCTTGCTATCCTTACTTGGCAGTATTATTTCTTCAATGACGGGTAAATTAACGCGTAATCAATCGACTGGTTTGACCATGTTAATGCCGATCATCGCATTATTAATGACGATTAGCTTAGCGCCAGCAGTTTTTTCTGGTGAAGTTATTCGTCGAACTATTTCGTGGATCCCTTTACTGGGTATAGACATCGCCTTTCGTTTAGATGGCTTAGCGCTGTTGTTTGTTTTTATGATATTAGGCATAGGCATATTAGTTATCTTTTATGCTCGTTATTACCTAAGCAGTAAAGACTCTATGCCCAAGCTTTATGCTTATCTGATGCTGTTTATGACCGCGATGCTTGGTATTGTCATGTCAAACAATATCATACAGCTGTGGTTTTTTTGGGAACTTACCAGTATTAGCTCGTTTTTGTTAATTAGTTATTGGTGGCATAAAGCTGAAGCACGTAAAGGTGCAATAATGGCCTTAGCCATAACTGGTGGTGGCGGTTTGGCATTACTCGCTGGTTTGCTTTTATTGGGTAATATCGTTGGTAGTTATAATTTAGATATTATTTTAGAGAGTAAAGACATTATTCAAGCACATGCTTGGTATGAAGTAACCTTGATATTAGTACTGCTAGGTGCTTTTACTAAGTCAGCACAATTTCCTTTTCATTTTTGGTTGCCACATGCGATGGCCGCGCCAACTCCGGTAAGTGCTTACCTGCATTCGGCCACCATGGTTAAAGCGGGTATCTTCTTATTAGCACGTTTTTATCCTGCTTTAGCTGGTACAGACCTATGGTTTATTCTTGTCAGTTTAACCGGACTAACCACCTTATTATTTGGCGCTTATGTAGCGTTATTTAAACATGATTTAAAAGGTTTATTAGCCTATTCGACCATCAGTCATTTAGGTTTAATCACATTATTATTAGGATTGGATACTCAGCTTGCAGCAGTAGCCGCTATATTCCATATAATTAATCATGCAACATTTAAAGCCTCTTTGTTTATGGCGACCGGTATTATTGACCATGAAACAGGTACGCGTGACATGCGAAAACTCAACGGTATGTGGCGATTTATGCCTTATACTGCAACGTTGGCAATGGTGGCAGCGGCGGCGATGGCTGGTGTGCCATTATTAAACGGCTTCTTATCTAAAGAAATGTTTTTTGCTGAAACGCTACATCAACAATTACTTGGGTCTATGTCTTGGCTTATTCCAGTTCTTGCTACTGTTGCAGGTGCTTTAGCGGTGGCTTATTCGGCACGCTTTATTCACGATGTTTTCTTCAATGGTGACCCGATTGATCTACCAAGACAACCCAGTGAACCGCCTCGTTATATGAGAGTGCCAATTGAGATACTGGTTGCTTTATGTTTAGTCGTGGGGATATTTCCAAATTTTATTGTTGACGATATTTTAAAAGCAGCGTCCTTTGCTGTAATCGGTGGATATGTACCTGAGTTTAAAGTTGCTCTATGGCACGGTTTTAACTTACCACTCTTGATGAGCGCCATCGCAGTAACCGGTGGTGTATTACTGTATACACAGCGCCGTTATTTATATCAATATCATGCTTCATTGCCTAATTTGGACGCTAAAAAAGCCTTCGATAGCAGCATTTATGTCGTGACAAAGTGGTGCCAACGTAAAATATGCGCCATTGAAAACGGTTCTTTACAACGCTATTTAATCTTAATGTTTGTTGTTGTCTTGTTTTTCGCTGGTTGGCCATTATTTGAAATGAGCCAGTTAGGCGGACAAAAACAACTTACTCCAATTGATGTTCATAACGCAATTGGTGCTTCATTGTTAATGATTGGTGCTATTAGTACTGTGATTTGGTATCGCACTCGTATGATATCGCTGTTGATGATTTCGGTTGTTGGTTTAATGGTGTCTGTCGCGTTTACTCGTTTCTCAGCACCTGATTTAGCATTGACCCAATTAACAGTTGAAGTAGTCACCATTGTTTTACTGATGCTGGCATTATTTTTCTTACCGCAACGCTCGCCAAAAGAGTCTAGCTCGATTCGTGTATTACGCGATTTAGGCATCTCAGCCGGTTTGGGTATCGTGGTTAGTAGTATTTGTTATGCCTTAATTACCCGTCCTCTCGAATCTATCTCTGATTTCTTTTTAGCGAATGCTAAAACAGGTGGCGGTGGAACTAACGTTGTTAATGTTATTTTGGTCGATTTTCGTGGCTTTGATACTTTAGGTGAGATCTGTGTACTAGGTATTGCAGCATTAGGTATTTCAAAACTGTTAGTCAACTTACCATTAATTATGCCAAGTCATGATAGTGAAGGGCGGCCTTGGGCGAAAGAACGCTACCCTATTTTATTAGCGAGTATTTCTCAGTCATTACTGCCGTTGGCATTAATGGTGTCGTTTTATATTTTCCTACGCGGACATAATCTGCCCGGTGGTGGATTTATCGCAGGTTTAGTGACGGCAATCGCTTTTATCTTGCAGTATATAGCGCATGGTTCAAACTGGATTGCAGAGCGCTTAACCATTAATTACCGCAAGATTATTGCATCAGGGATTATTATTGCGTTATTTACCGGGGTTGGCAGTTGGTTCTTTGGAAGACCTTTCATGACAACGTGGTTTGATTACTTTGATATTCCTTTTATTGGGGAAATAGAACTCGCTAGTGCTTTGATATTTGATGTAGGTGTTTATTTTACGGTCGTTGGTGCGACATTAATGATTTTAGCAAGTCTAGGTCAATTAACAACAAATGCGCCTAAAGAAGGGGTGAAGATTTAA
- a CDS encoding outer membrane protein assembly factor BamE — translation MYFRVAIVITALTLSACSSWVFRYDVPQGNYLEQKSIDKLQVGMTKEQVKFILGSPVVVDAFNNDTWNYVYKLKSGRSKDFDMKKQFIINFSNDKLVSASGDFEVSDNFNTPFNAPVVETEAANDTELNEEAKAVVKSKTINGK, via the coding sequence ATGTATTTTCGCGTTGCCATTGTTATTACTGCCCTAACCTTATCAGCCTGTTCTAGTTGGGTTTTTCGTTACGATGTTCCCCAAGGTAATTACCTTGAACAAAAGAGCATTGATAAATTACAAGTAGGTATGACCAAGGAACAGGTTAAATTTATTTTGGGTAGCCCTGTTGTTGTAGATGCTTTCAATAATGATACTTGGAATTATGTCTACAAGTTGAAGTCTGGCCGAAGCAAAGATTTCGATATGAAAAAGCAATTTATTATTAACTTTTCTAATGACAAGTTAGTCTCAGCTTCAGGAGACTTTGAGGTATCTGATAATTTTAATACCCCTTTCAATGCGCCTGTAGTAGAAACTGAAGCGGCAAATGACACTGAGCTCAATGAAGAAGCAAAGGCTGTTGTTAAAAGTAAGACTATTAACGGTAAATAG
- the dnaJ gene encoding molecular chaperone DnaJ produces the protein MSKRDYYETLGVSQDASEKEVKKAYKKLAMKYHPDRTQGDKSKEETFKEVKEAYEILNDDQKRAAYDQYGHAAFEQGGNGGGGGGHGGGFGQDFGDIFGDIFGGGGGGRGRQRQQRGSDLRYNVDLSLEDAVKGKSLEIKVPTYVSCEPCDGSGAKKGTSAKTCSTCHGHGQVQMRQGLFAVQQTCPTCSGKGKVIADKCTSCRGQGRVEKTKTLSVKIPAGVDTGDRIRLSGEGEAGEHGAPAGDLYVQVNVRDHEIFVRDENHLYCEVPISFVTAALGGDIEVPTLGGKVKLKVPKETQTGKMFRLRGKGVKSVRSSTTGDLMCKVVIETPVNLSGDQADLLRQLEEKMASSSKKHSPKETGFFDGVKKFFDDLKS, from the coding sequence ATGTCAAAACGTGATTATTATGAAACATTAGGGGTTAGCCAAGACGCCTCTGAGAAAGAAGTTAAAAAAGCCTATAAAAAATTAGCAATGAAATATCACCCAGACCGTACTCAAGGTGATAAGTCTAAAGAAGAAACGTTTAAAGAAGTTAAAGAGGCCTATGAAATCCTCAATGACGACCAAAAGCGTGCTGCTTACGACCAGTATGGTCATGCTGCTTTTGAACAAGGTGGTAACGGTGGCGGCGGCGGTGGTCATGGTGGTGGATTTGGTCAAGACTTCGGCGATATTTTTGGTGATATTTTTGGAGGCGGCGGCGGTGGTCGTGGACGTCAGCGTCAGCAACGTGGTTCAGATTTACGTTATAACGTAGATTTATCACTTGAAGATGCGGTTAAGGGTAAAAGCTTAGAAATTAAAGTACCGACGTATGTTAGCTGTGAACCTTGTGATGGCTCTGGAGCTAAGAAAGGCACTTCAGCTAAAACATGTAGCACTTGTCATGGCCACGGCCAAGTACAAATGCGTCAAGGGTTATTTGCTGTTCAGCAAACGTGTCCTACTTGTAGTGGCAAGGGTAAAGTTATTGCTGATAAGTGTACTTCATGTCGTGGTCAAGGGCGTGTGGAGAAAACGAAAACGTTATCAGTTAAAATTCCAGCGGGCGTTGATACTGGCGATAGAATTCGTTTATCAGGTGAAGGTGAAGCCGGAGAACATGGCGCACCAGCAGGCGATTTATATGTACAAGTAAATGTACGAGACCACGAAATATTTGTTCGTGATGAAAATCACTTATATTGTGAAGTGCCTATTAGCTTTGTTACTGCTGCCTTAGGTGGTGATATTGAAGTACCGACGCTTGGTGGTAAAGTTAAGCTGAAAGTGCCTAAAGAAACACAAACAGGTAAGATGTTCCGTTTGCGTGGTAAAGGCGTTAAGTCTGTACGTAGTTCTACTACCGGTGATTTGATGTGTAAAGTCGTTATTGAAACGCCTGTTAACTTATCAGGTGATCAGGCTGACTTATTACGTCAATTAGAAGAAAAAATGGCGAGTAGCAGCAAGAAACACAGTCCAAAAGAAACCGGTTTTTTTGACGGTGTTAAGAAATTTTTTGATGATCTTAAAAGCTAG